In Neovison vison isolate M4711 chromosome 14, ASM_NN_V1, whole genome shotgun sequence, the following proteins share a genomic window:
- the FAM220A gene encoding protein FAM220A isoform X1 has translation MRDTCLGKVQAAGQDSDWLLYGLEGAQGESPCPTDTPSPSWMPQPAVDGDGNSQNEELSVKMKNASSEASLFLHNGNKALPCLKESLRRNAASVAGQSKTVHVFCAPAEERPAGVCCGVREALLKHWLEGGPGATNRDGGRGRTAESRASGLPRPQKRSESGISEEEPPSALLEGLGFELELSGLHFVLSPLLHAYPQVFLNETQSVFLGHSEPLFSEPTVESKKMLSSVRSTSDDLQIILVLLALPAFEIANSIRHS, from the coding sequence ATGAGGGACACCTGCCTCGGGAAGGTGCAGGCGGCGGGACAGGACTCAGACTGGCTGCTGTATGGACTTGAAGGAGCACAGGGGGAGAGCCCTTGCCCGACAGATACGCCTTCTCCCTCCTGGATGCCTCAGCCTGCCGTTGATGGGGATGGAAATTCACAAAATGAGGAGTtatcagtgaaaatgaaaaatgcttcGAGTGAGGCCAGCCTCTTCCTTCACAATGGCAACAAAGCGCTTCCATGTTTGAAAGAATCATTACGAAGAAATGCAGCTTCTGTAGCGGGTCAGAGCAAGACTGTGCATGTGTTCTGTGCTCCCGCAGAAGAGCGTCCTGCTGGGGTGTGCTGCGGAGTGAGGGAGGCTCTGCTGAAGCACTGGCTGGAAGGAGGGCCCGGGGCCACCAACCGCGATGGAGGACGGGGCCGCACAGCGGAGTCTCGGGCGTCAGGACTACCGCGCCCTCAGAAGCGGTCAGAATCAGGGATTTCTGAGGAGGAACCGCCAAGTGCTCTTCTGGAGGGGCTAGGCTTTGAGTTGGAACTGTCTGGCCTGCATTTCGTCCTCTCTCCACTGCTGCACGCATACCCCCAGGTTTTCCTGAATGAGACACAAAGTGTTTTCCTTGGCCACTCAGAGCCCCTGTTTTCGGAGCCAACGGTAGAATCCAAGAAGATGCTTTCAAGTGTAAGAAGTACCTCGGACGATCTGCAGATAATCCTGGTGTTACTGGCTCTACCAGCTTTTGAAATAGCAAATTCAATACGCCATAGTTAA